Genomic window (Fimbriimonadaceae bacterium):
TACGGTCCCATCATTTTCGCGAGATTCTGGAAGCCCCGCCGCCGGTGGCCTGGATGGAAACCCATCCGGAGAATTATTTCGGCGAAGGCGGCGCGCCGCTCCGCATCCTTGAGCGGATCAGATCTCTGTACCCCTTGAGTTTTCACGGGGTCGGCCTGTCGCTGGGCTCCATCGATCAGCTCGACCGTGACCATCTCCGAAAGCTCAAGAGCCTCATCGATCGCTTCGACCCGGCGTTTGTGTCGGAGCATCTGTCCTGGAGCTCCGTCGGCGGTCGTTTCCTCAATGAGTTGTTGCCGCTTCCCTACACGGAGGAAAGCCTGGAGCACATTTGCGCCAGGATCGACGACGTGCAGACCGTCTTGCAGCGGCCGCTCCTGATCGAAAATGTCACTCGGTACCTAACATGGGGCGGCTCCACGATCCCGGAAGGGGCGTTTATGGCTGAGGCGGTCCGACGGACCGGATGCGGAATTCTGTTGGATCTGAACAACGTGTATGTGAATGCCGTCAATTTTCACCTCGACCCATTCGAGTTTCTGGACGAGATTCCGTCCGAGGCGGTTGGGGAAATCCATCTGGCCGGGTTCGATCGCTTCGGGAGATGGGTCATCGACACCCATGGTGAGGCGGTTTCTCAGGAAGTCTGGGGCCTGTATCGGTGGGCGATCCATCGTTTCGGGTCACGGCCGACGCTGATTGAATGGGATACCAATATGCCGCCGCTGTCCGTCCTGGTCGATCAGGCGAAGCAGGCGGACGCGATTTTAGGAGGGTGTTGTGTGGCGACTCCGTGAGATGCAGGAAGCCTTTGCCGAGGGGATGACGGCGGGGAACCATCAGGCGGTAGCAGACGCCCTCGCGTCCGACGGCTCGCCCCTGCGCAGCGTCGCGCTCTATCGCCGCCTGATTCGTACCAACTACACCCAGGTGTTGCGCGTCACCTATCCGCTGCTCGCCAAGCTGGTTGGGGAACGATTCTTTGCCGTGTGTGCGCGCGGATACCACGCGCGGTATCCATCGACCAGCGGCGATCTGTTCGCATACGGACGAGCCTTCCCGCAGTGGCTGCTCGAATTGGACGGGCCTCGTCTGCTGGTTCAACTGGCTCGATTGGAGTGGGCGTGCCATGAAGTGCACCAGGCGGACGACGCGCGCGGTCCCGTCGCGGAGCGATCCGAGGTCGAGGCGTGGGCCGATCCGTCATCCGTGCGGTTCCGTATGAATCCGGCGGCGCGGCTGCTTGCGTGTGCCGTGCCGATCTATCATGTGTGGCATGCGCTCCAGGTCGAGATTGCCGGGGGCGGGTGCGACGAGGGCGCCGAGCCGTCGCCGGTTCCGGAGGAAACGGGCCTGCTCGTAGCTCGGGCCGCTGGAACCATTCAGGTGACCGGTCTCTCCCCAGAACAGTTTCTCCTGTTGCACGCTATGCGTGACGGGAAGACCGTGGCCCAGGTCGAGCGCATGGCCGCCGAGCTGATCCCCGCCGACCAAGGAGCATCTCTGTTGGCCATGCTCCTGGACGAACCCACGCGCTCGGCCTTCTCTCTTGAGGTGACCCCATGACACAGACGACAGGATCGTTGGCGATCGCATTCGATCGGGCGAGTCAGGTCTACGGACGAATCGTCGGTATCCTGGAGGCGTTGTTGCCGCTTTTCGACCTGTCCGTGCGTCTGTATTTAGCGCACATCTTCTGGAAAGGCGGTATGGTCAAACTCTCCAGTTGGATGTCGACCGTCATGCTGTTTACAATGGTCTACGATGTGCCGGTGCTTCCGCCGGAAATTGCGGCCTACTTGGCGACGACCGTCGAATTGGGTGGATCGTTTCTCCTGGCGATCGGGCTGGCCGGTCGTTGGGCAGCGCTCTCGCTCTTCGGGCTCAACATCGTGGCGGTGCTCTCCTACGGGCAACTGTCGGAAGCCGCGATCCAGGAGGCGTTCTATTGGGGGATTCTCTTTCTGTATTTCGTTCTGCATGGGCCTGGTCTGATCTCCGTGGATGCCTTGTTGCGGCGGCTCATCCGACGGAAGCAGGAATCGGGCACTGTCGACTCGGCCTCGACGACGACGCGGGCGTTTCACGGCGCCTGATAGGGAGGCAGGGTATGAACGATGTATGTCGGCGGTGTAGCGCTGTCTCTCGACAGGGGGCGTATGCGTGTGCCCGATGAAGAGACGCCGGTCTCCTCGGACGAGGAACCCCCCGATGGCTGGTACGTCGATCGCCGCGCCTGGCTGATCGGCGCCGCTTCGGTGCTTGGCGCAACGGCGGCAGAGCTGCTGTCACCCGCTCTTCCGACTGCCGGCGAATCGGCGCCTGAAGATCCCACTCGCGTACCCGGCGCGGCGCCGAGTGCCTACGGAGTGCGTTCCCGCTTCGAGCGAGCGCAACGGGTGACGACGGCGACGCATTCGCTCACACCCTACCAATTGTTGCACGGCATCGTTACCCCCAGTTCGCTGCACTTCGAGCGCCACCATAACGGCGTACCGGCGATCGATCCACATCGTCATCGGTTGTTGGTCCATGGATTGGTGGATCGGCCTCTGATGTTGTCCATGGACGAGCTGACAAGGTTTCCCTCCCTCACGCGCACGCTGTGCATCGAATGTTCCGGCAATACGGGCAAAGAATGGAAAGATCCGGTTGGAAGGACCGTCCAGGAGACGCATGGGCTCATGAGCACGAGCGAATGGACGGGCGTGCCGCTCGCGACGGTCTTGGCGGAGTGCGGCATCAGACCGGATGCGATGTGGGTGCTGGCCGAGGGCGGCGATGCCGCGGCCATGACACGGAGCTTGCCGCTCAAGGAGGTGTTGAACGAGGCGGTGCTCTGTTACGCGCACAACGGCGAGGCGCTCAGGCCGGAGCAAGGTTATCCCTTGCGACTGGTGATTCCCGGCTGGGAGGGCAACACCTGCATCAAATGGCTGCGGCGGCTCAAGCTCGGCGCGGCGCCGTTCATGACACGTGAAGAAACAGCCCGCTATACCGACTTGATGCCGGACGGAAAAGCCAGGCAGTTCACGTTTGTGATGGAGGCCAAGTCGGTGATCACGAGTCCGTCAGGCGGACAACGCATCGAGCCGGGTTTCGTCGAGATTCGTGGGTTGGCTTGGAGTGGGCGCGGCAAGATCACCACGGTCGAGGTGAGCATGGACGGTGGTCGCATGTGGAAGCAGGCACAGCTTCAGGAGCCGGTGCTGTCGAAGTGCCACACTCGCTTTCGGTTCGGCTGGCGGTGGAAGGGTGAGGAGGTGCTGCTCCAGAGCCGCTGCGCCGACGAGACCGGATACGTTCAACCGACCAGGGCCGCGCTCGTCGCCGCGCGCGGTGTGCACTCGTCGTACCACTACAACGCCATACAGACGTGGAAGATCGCTCGGGACGGGCTGGTGACGAATGTACACCTATAACGCCGCATTGGTCGTCGTGGGCATCGCGCTGTCCGGCAGTGGGGTCGGCCTGGCCGAGGAGTCGATCGGGTATGGGGTTGGAAGATCGGCGACGGTGGCCGAGGTCCACGCTTGGGACATCGATATCACTCCGACCGGTGCGGGGTTGCCGCCTGGCCGGGGAACCGTGATACAGGGCGCAACAGTCTATGCCGCCAAGTGCGCGTCCTGCCATGGCTCGACCGGGATCGAAGGGCCGCAGAATCGTTTAGTCGGCGGGCATGGCTCACTCGCCACAGACCAGCCGGTCAAGACCATCGGCAGTTTCTGGCCCTACGCGACCACGCTGTACGACTACATTCGTCGCGCCATGCCGTGGAACGCGCCGCAATCGTTGACGCCGGACGAGGTCTATGCGGTCGTCGCCTGGCTGCTCCATCAAAACGGCATCGTCCCCACGGATGCGGTGATGGATGCCGGGACCCTTCCCGCCGTTCGGATGCCCAATCGCGAGGGATTTGTCGCCGATCCGCGGCCGGATGTCGGGTCGCACGAATGATCGGGCTGTCCACCCGCCGCTATCTGGATGAGGAGTCCTGCTTCTTGAACAGGATGTCTCCGTAATTTCGTCTCTTGGGGGCGGGTTTTGCAATCTCACATTGCTCTGTGAGATTCAGGCGGTTTGGCCCGTATGGTCGCGCAATAAGGATCTTGAGCTGTGCCAGCTCAATGGCGCCAATACCCAAGCGACCCTGCTCTTCTTTCCTGGAGCACGCTCCCATATCTCTTCTCGCATCTTGACACGCATCTTGACGTATATGGTTATCGTATACTACCGTAGAAGCCGATGGAGCAGTTTGCAAACCTGGAAAGTTTCGAGTGGGACAAGGGCAATCTCACCAAGAACTGGGAGAAACACCGCGTCACTCCGTGGGAATGCGAGCAAATATTTTTCAACATCCCATTGGTCGTCGCGGATGATGCCGCTCACTCCTCAGGGGAGCCTCGATACTACGTCCTCGGGCACACCGATGCAGGTCGGCGACTCTTCCTGGTGTTTACCGTGCGTAAGCGGCAGATTCGCGTCATTTCCGCGAGAGACATGAGTCCGAAGGAACGGAGGGCCTACCGTGAAGAAACTCAAAAAAAGACCGACGTTCGAGAGTGAGAACCACGAAGCGGCGTTTTGGGCGTCGCACGATTCCACGGACTACATCGACTACTCCAAGAGCCAGCGCGTGCTGTTCCCGCGCCTCAAGCCATCGACGGAGACTATTTCGCTTCGCCTGCCTAAGTCACTCCTAGAGCAACTGAAGACGCTCGCTAACAAGCGTGACGTACCCTACCAAACCCTACTCAAGCTGTTCGTACTCGAGCGTGTGGAGTTGGAACTTCACCGAAAGACCGCGAAGGCCTCCTAGCATTCACGATGCACCCGGCATCGCAACCATGAGCGGGGTGAAGGTCGTCTTCGGCAGGTCAGTGACGTAGAGGCGGCGGCCTGGACCATCACCTCCGCATCGAATTCGCCGGGCGTGTCTGGATCACGGCGAGGGCGCCCTCGATCCCGAGCGTACCCTCGCCAACGATGTTCCCGAGTTCGCCGAGTCGGCTTTCGGCCTCGCCACTGTTCGGCGATTGATGCGCCAGAGAGGTCAAATCTTGTCTTGTCCGGAACCGCAGCAACGCCAAGAGGGACTGGAGGGCAACCCGACGGGATAGCTCTCACGGGCGCTTCTTGAACAGGATGTCTCCGTAATAGGCCTCCGCCGACTCGCCGGTATTGTCGGTATCGGTCATGATGGCCACGCCGGAAATCGGCGGTGGCTCTTCGCCGAACGCTCGCTTATAGTCTTCATAGACATTGCGTTCTTCCGTGACCCAGGTATTGAGCTTGGTCGTCCCGCTTTCTACGACGATCATGGAGACCTGATCCGTAAAAGGGTTGGGAACGGTCGTGCCGATCGGTGCGCGGCTCTCCCAGATATAGTTGATGGCGCCGAGCGGGGGGTAGCGGCCATAAATCAACTTGGCCGTCTCGTATTTCGCCTTGCCGAAGAGTCCGACTTTCGCGCTGTCGTATTCAAAGGTGACATAGATCCGGGCGGGATAATCGTCGCCCGCCTTTTTGGCGACATCGCCCGCCTTGAGCACGTTGGAGACTTTCCACTGCCATCGAATGATCGGATAGTCCTTGGGGTCGATGCGAATTTCTCGCGTCATGCCTGAGGAGGAGGCCTGGCTGGACGCTTTGACGACGACCTGTTCCCCTTCCTTCACAAGACCGTAGGTGGTGTGCTGCGGGATCTTGGGGAACGTGAGCGGCTTCCAGCCGTCGGGCCAGGGGCCTCCTGGCGCGGCGGCCGAGAAGGCGCCGATCGTCTGGGTGTCCGGCGAGTTGGCGTCCAGTCGGTCCGGATCTCCCAGAATCATTCCGACCAACAGGAACGACGAGAGGCCGACGATCAGGGAAGACGTTGCTGGTGGCATCGCCTGTGTCCTTTGAAATCCACGAGGTGCATAAGTTCTCCTGTTCCCGGGCAGGGCAACCCTACCGCCGCATCCATGCAAACAACTTGATCAAGAACTCTCTGGTCCTCTGCGTGAAGTGGGCTTTTCGCCAGAGATTGATCACCTTTTTGTTGACTTCGGCCTGTGTCGGATAGGGATGGATGGTACCCGCGATCGCCTTGGCCCCTGCTCCCGTTTTCATCGCGACCGAGAACTCGCTGATCATCTCCCCGGCATGGGCCGCCACGATGGTCGCCCCCAGAATCTTGTCGGTTCCCTTTTGAATGTGGACCCGAGCAAAGCCTTCGTCCTCTCCGTCCAGAATCGCTCGATCGACCTCGTCCAACGTGTACGTGTAGGTTTCCACTTCAATGCCCTTCTCCTGAGCCTCCTTCTCATACATGCCGACATGCGCCACTTCCGGTTCGGTGAAGGTACACCAGGGCATGACCAAAGAATCGACACTGGCGTAGCCCAGACCGAAGGGATGCGGGAACAAGGCATTCTGGATGACGATTTGTGCCATGGCATCGGCGGCATGCGTAAACTTATAGCGCGAGCAGACATCGCCTGCTGCATAGATCGAGGGGTTGGTGGTCTGCAGTCTGGCGTTCACCGTGATTCCGTGTTTGTCGTATTCGACACCGGCCGTCTCCAATCCGATCCCGTCCACATTCGGCGTCCGCCCGGTACCGACAAGAATATCGTCGACGGTCACATCGTAGTGCCGGCCATGCGAATCGACGATCAACCGTTTCCCGCCGTCGGACTTCTCCACCCTGAGATCCTTTCCGCAGCAGAGCAGGGTCACGCCGTCGCGGATCATCTGTTGCTCGACGATCTCGGCCGCGTCGCGGTCCTCGTTCGGCATGATGCCGTGCATGGCTTCGATGAGGGAGACCTGACTGCCGAAGCGGGCGAACGATTGTGCCAGTTCACAGCCGATGGGGCCGGCGCCGATCACCCCGAGACGTCGAGGCAGCTCCGTCAATGAAAACACGGTTTCGTTGGTGAGATACCCGGTCTCCTGCAGTCCCGGAATCGGAGGTGCCGATGCCCGGGCACCGGTGCAGACGGCGGCTTTCACGAACGTCAGGGTGCGATGGCCCGACGGTCCTTCCACCTGGACGGTCGTGGGTCCGGTGAATCGCCCGCTGCCGATATAGACGTCGACGCCCAGTTTGGCGTAGCGCTGAACGGAGTCGTTCCGGCTGATGCGCGCCCGCAGTTTTCGCATGCGCGCCATGACGGCGCCGAAGTCATAGGTCACGCCGGGCGGCACATGGAGGCCAAAGTCCGTGGCCCGCCGGAGATCGGCCCAGGCTCTGGCTGCCCGGATCACGCCCTTCGACGGGACGCAGCCGACATTGAGACAGTCGCCGCCCATCAGATGCTGTTCAATCAATGCCACCTTGGCTCCCAGGCTTGCGGCCACGACTGCGGTGATCAATCCGGCCGTCCCCGCTCCGATGACGACGATGTTGTAGCGCCCTGTCGGTTCGGGATTCACCCAATCGGACGGATGCACATTCGCGACCAGTTGCTGGTTGTACTCGTCGTGCGGAAGCATGAGAGGCTGCTGGTGCTCAGTCTTTCCGGCAATGCGTGGAGGCGGCTCTGTCGTCATAACGTGGCATCCTTCGGTGTAGGGAGGGAAACGATATACGAGTCCTCATGCCGAGGCGGTGGTGTACTTCTTATACACCACCGGCACGAGGGCGAGAAGCCCCAGAAAGACAAAGGCTCCGATCACATTTGGCGAGGCGATGTCTGTCAGCGAGTGTATGGTGCCCAATTGGCGTCCTGCATAGGCGTAGACGAACGAACCGGGAACGATGCCGAGCGCCGTGGCCCCGATATACGTGCCGGCGCTCACGCGGGTCAGTCCGGATACGAGGTTGACCACGAAGAACGGAAACAGGGGAATCAAGCGAAGGGTCAAGAGATAGCTGAACGCATTCTTGGTAAAGCCTTCTTGCAGGGGCTTCAGCGCCTTTCCGAATTTCTGCTCCACCGTATCCTGCAACACATACCGGGCGGTCAAAAACGCCAGGGTTGCGCCGGTCGTCGCCCCGACATTCACGAACAGGGTGCCCAGGACGGCTCCGAAGAGGAACCCGCCGGCGAGCGTGAGAATGACCGCGCCCGGAAGCGACAGGCCGGTGACGATCGTATACGCGGCGATAAAGAGGCCGACCGTGGCGACATAATTCGTATCCGCGAAGGCCTGGAGCTTGTCTCGATGGTTCTGTAGGGCGCTCAACGAAAGGAATTGCCCCAGATCGAAATACACGAAACCTGCGATGGCCAGCCCGATGACGAGGGCGATGAGTATCTTGCCTGAAACCGGCGCCTTCGTCGAGGTGCCGGTCGATGTGCCCGGATGACACGGGAGAATCTCATCTTGTGCGTTATCCTGGTGTCTGTCTGTGCAGGGCGTTTCCATAGACGGGATTCCCTTCGTGTGACTCAGCGATGCCGATACCGGGGTCTGTGGCCCATCAGGCTCTCCGGAACAATCACGCTGTCTGAAAGATGCGTGTCTCACCATGGCTTCACGATACCCTGCTTCTTGTTCTGATTCTGTGAGCCAATTCACAATCGGCAGAATGGGAACAACTCCGCCAGCGGCGGACTCGGCACCCGAGATGCGTGGCTCGTCGGGAGGCGCAACCGAGCCGTAGCCGAACGACGCAGGAGGAGGACGGCCCTATTGCGTATCCTGCAGACCGGGGCGCCGGGCACGTGCATCCGGTCTACAGCCGCAAGAGGCGATCGCGCATATCCCGGCGGAAGGTGTCGCCGGTCGCCCCGCCGAGCTTACGAATGTCCGTCAACATTCGGGATGACGAGCGTGAGGTGATTCAACAGCGCATGCCGCTCGTAACTGAGCAGATACAGATGCAGCAAGGTGGGATCGTCGGCATCCCAATGGAGTACGGGGCCATCGACGCCGACGGCATGGTGGTCGATCCATCGGTTGTGCGCGTCGAGGTGAAATCCATACCACGTGCGCTGAATCGGCGGCGACGCCACGACGTGCTCGTATGATTCGAAGAAGCCGGGGTTGCCGATGCCGAGAGGCGCCTGCCAGCCGCGATCGTATTCGCTCGGATCAATCCTTGGTAGCATGGCAAGATCGAGCCCGCCGATGATGAGACGCGTGGCCTCCTGCGTTCGGTTGCTGCGGAAGGCCAACTCAATCTCACCCAGCGGTTTCGACGTGGGTGGAGTCCTGACCAGCCGAAACGTGGCACCGGTCAGTTCGGCCAGATAGTGAAGCTGCGTCTCTCGCGGGTGAGCCCAGGAATACCGGCCCGGCGGGATAAAGCTCACGAAGCGGACCGGCTGCCTGTACCAGTCGCGATAAGTCGTTGCGACGGGCGTCAGGATATTCCGGCGCTTGCGAGCCTGCTCCCCCCGCGCCGCGACGGACTCGTTCCAGTGCGCCGTCGCGACGACCGGCCATGCCTGCTCCACGGTTCGCAGTCGGTCGACGCGGATGGCTGTTCCTGCCGGATCGACCCAATGTTCCAGCGACCACCAGTAGGACCAATAGGACAGGCCGTTGACCTGCTCGAACAGCTGTTTGTAGAGCCCGAGCGGGAAGGTGAACCACAGGTGCTCATAGACCCGCTCTTCCCCCTCCTCCTCCGTGAACAACAGCAGTTCCCACAGTCCGGCGTTCAGGCAATTGCGCGCGAGATCGATGCGGCTCAATGCCCGTTGTTCGAGCCCGTCGCCTCCCTCGCGCACCTGCACCTGAGAAGCGGTTCGGGGAAACCGAACCTGTTGCCGGTTCCATTCACGGTCGATGAGTCCCACCTTCGTGAGATCCGGATCAGCTTTGATCCAAGGAGGGACCGCTGCGACGAAATGGGCGAGATCCACCTCGGTCAGTTCGATCGCGGCTGCGTTGGCCGTCGCAGGCTCCAGAAGGAAACGAAACCTGGTGTCTCCGACGGACTCAATAATCAGTTGCCGGTGTGGATAGGTGCCGAACAAGGAGCTCTTTGTCTCGGGATTTTCCGGATACTCCTCAGATGTAAAGGCGTTCACTGCGACGACTTGCCGGGGCTGATCATCATAGCGAAGGACAAACCAGATGAGACCGGCCACAAGGAGGAGAACCAGGACAAGAAGCAGGGTGAAGCGAGCGCGAACGGTCACGAGGTTCGTCCTCAAAGCGGACACGCCGGTACCATACGCTGCCATCGAGCCCGTCTCAAGGGGGAGGCAGGATTGTGAGCTGCCTTACAGTTCCGTGGATGGAACGTGGGTATA
Coding sequences:
- a CDS encoding DUF692 domain-containing protein, translating into MSGSPSAPIPAQAGIGLRSHHFREILEAPPPVAWMETHPENYFGEGGAPLRILERIRSLYPLSFHGVGLSLGSIDQLDRDHLRKLKSLIDRFDPAFVSEHLSWSSVGGRFLNELLPLPYTEESLEHICARIDDVQTVLQRPLLIENVTRYLTWGGSTIPEGAFMAEAVRRTGCGILLDLNNVYVNAVNFHLDPFEFLDEIPSEAVGEIHLAGFDRFGRWVIDTHGEAVSQEVWGLYRWAIHRFGSRPTLIEWDTNMPPLSVLVDQAKQADAILGGCCVATP
- a CDS encoding putative DNA-binding domain-containing protein, coding for MQEAFAEGMTAGNHQAVADALASDGSPLRSVALYRRLIRTNYTQVLRVTYPLLAKLVGERFFAVCARGYHARYPSTSGDLFAYGRAFPQWLLELDGPRLLVQLARLEWACHEVHQADDARGPVAERSEVEAWADPSSVRFRMNPAARLLACAVPIYHVWHALQVEIAGGGCDEGAEPSPVPEETGLLVARAAGTIQVTGLSPEQFLLLHAMRDGKTVAQVERMAAELIPADQGASLLAMLLDEPTRSAFSLEVTP
- a CDS encoding DoxX family protein — encoded protein: MTQTTGSLAIAFDRASQVYGRIVGILEALLPLFDLSVRLYLAHIFWKGGMVKLSSWMSTVMLFTMVYDVPVLPPEIAAYLATTVELGGSFLLAIGLAGRWAALSLFGLNIVAVLSYGQLSEAAIQEAFYWGILFLYFVLHGPGLISVDALLRRLIRRKQESGTVDSASTTTRAFHGA
- the soxC gene encoding sulfite dehydrogenase; protein product: MPDEETPVSSDEEPPDGWYVDRRAWLIGAASVLGATAAELLSPALPTAGESAPEDPTRVPGAAPSAYGVRSRFERAQRVTTATHSLTPYQLLHGIVTPSSLHFERHHNGVPAIDPHRHRLLVHGLVDRPLMLSMDELTRFPSLTRTLCIECSGNTGKEWKDPVGRTVQETHGLMSTSEWTGVPLATVLAECGIRPDAMWVLAEGGDAAAMTRSLPLKEVLNEAVLCYAHNGEALRPEQGYPLRLVIPGWEGNTCIKWLRRLKLGAAPFMTREETARYTDLMPDGKARQFTFVMEAKSVITSPSGGQRIEPGFVEIRGLAWSGRGKITTVEVSMDGGRMWKQAQLQEPVLSKCHTRFRFGWRWKGEEVLLQSRCADETGYVQPTRAALVAARGVHSSYHYNAIQTWKIARDGLVTNVHL
- a CDS encoding cytochrome c → MYTYNAALVVVGIALSGSGVGLAEESIGYGVGRSATVAEVHAWDIDITPTGAGLPPGRGTVIQGATVYAAKCASCHGSTGIEGPQNRLVGGHGSLATDQPVKTIGSFWPYATTLYDYIRRAMPWNAPQSLTPDEVYAVVAWLLHQNGIVPTDAVMDAGTLPAVRMPNREGFVADPRPDVGSHE
- a CDS encoding BrnT family toxin gives rise to the protein MEQFANLESFEWDKGNLTKNWEKHRVTPWECEQIFFNIPLVVADDAAHSSGEPRYYVLGHTDAGRRLFLVFTVRKRQIRVISARDMSPKERRAYREETQKKTDVRE
- a CDS encoding BrnA antitoxin family protein codes for the protein MKKLKKRPTFESENHEAAFWASHDSTDYIDYSKSQRVLFPRLKPSTETISLRLPKSLLEQLKTLANKRDVPYQTLLKLFVLERVELELHRKTAKAS
- a CDS encoding DUF3047 domain-containing protein, which codes for MPPATSSLIVGLSSFLLVGMILGDPDRLDANSPDTQTIGAFSAAAPGGPWPDGWKPLTFPKIPQHTTYGLVKEGEQVVVKASSQASSSGMTREIRIDPKDYPIIRWQWKVSNVLKAGDVAKKAGDDYPARIYVTFEYDSAKVGLFGKAKYETAKLIYGRYPPLGAINYIWESRAPIGTTVPNPFTDQVSMIVVESGTTKLNTWVTEERNVYEDYKRAFGEEPPPISGVAIMTDTDNTGESAEAYYGDILFKKRP
- a CDS encoding mercuric reductase; this encodes MTTEPPPRIAGKTEHQQPLMLPHDEYNQQLVANVHPSDWVNPEPTGRYNIVVIGAGTAGLITAVVAASLGAKVALIEQHLMGGDCLNVGCVPSKGVIRAARAWADLRRATDFGLHVPPGVTYDFGAVMARMRKLRARISRNDSVQRYAKLGVDVYIGSGRFTGPTTVQVEGPSGHRTLTFVKAAVCTGARASAPPIPGLQETGYLTNETVFSLTELPRRLGVIGAGPIGCELAQSFARFGSQVSLIEAMHGIMPNEDRDAAEIVEQQMIRDGVTLLCCGKDLRVEKSDGGKRLIVDSHGRHYDVTVDDILVGTGRTPNVDGIGLETAGVEYDKHGITVNARLQTTNPSIYAAGDVCSRYKFTHAADAMAQIVIQNALFPHPFGLGYASVDSLVMPWCTFTEPEVAHVGMYEKEAQEKGIEVETYTYTLDEVDRAILDGEDEGFARVHIQKGTDKILGATIVAAHAGEMISEFSVAMKTGAGAKAIAGTIHPYPTQAEVNKKVINLWRKAHFTQRTREFLIKLFAWMRR
- a CDS encoding TVP38/TMEM64 family protein; this encodes METPCTDRHQDNAQDEILPCHPGTSTGTSTKAPVSGKILIALVIGLAIAGFVYFDLGQFLSLSALQNHRDKLQAFADTNYVATVGLFIAAYTIVTGLSLPGAVILTLAGGFLFGAVLGTLFVNVGATTGATLAFLTARYVLQDTVEQKFGKALKPLQEGFTKNAFSYLLTLRLIPLFPFFVVNLVSGLTRVSAGTYIGATALGIVPGSFVYAYAGRQLGTIHSLTDIASPNVIGAFVFLGLLALVPVVYKKYTTASA